A stretch of the Vigna radiata var. radiata cultivar VC1973A chromosome 7, Vradiata_ver6, whole genome shotgun sequence genome encodes the following:
- the LOC106766159 gene encoding uncharacterized protein LOC106766159, which yields MSLKSAKAIWDYLKEEYDGDDRIKGMKVLNLIRDFELQKMKESETIKEYSERLLNITNRVRLLGSEFKDSRIVEKILVMVPERFEAIITTLENTKDFSKITLAELLNSLQAQEQRRV from the coding sequence ATGTCTCTAAAGTCAGCCAAAGCCATATGGGATTATCTCAAAGAAGAATATGATGGAGATGATCGAATTAAAGGCATGAAGGTGTTGAATCTCATTAGAGACTTTGAATTGCAGAAGATGAAAGAATCTGAAACTATTAAAGAGTACTCAGAGAGGCTTTTGAACATAACAAACAGAGTAAGATTGCTTGGTTCTGAATTTAAGGACTCTCGTATTGTTGAAAAAATTCTGGTTATGGTACCTGAAAGGTTTGAAGCTATCATAACCACCTTAGAAAACACTAAGGATTTTTCTAAGATCACCTTAGCAGAGTTGCTAAATTCCTTGCAGGCACAAGAACAACGAAGGGTATGA